Below is a genomic region from Medicago truncatula cultivar Jemalong A17 chromosome 3, MtrunA17r5.0-ANR, whole genome shotgun sequence.
GCTAACAAAGGTACACATTCAGAGACAATTTTGCTTTTTATCCTGAGTCagagacaaatttttttaaaacattaccTCCTCCACTCACCAACCAAACACACCGCAAGGAAAAGTTTAGGACTAGAATTATATTTTGGAACAAAGCTAAAAAATCCAAGAACTTATCCGTGAAGTAGAAACCTTGCCAATAATAATGGATTCAATCAATTtcatagtactttttttttctcccatACCTACTACTCTAAAATTAGGACAATGTCGGGTACAATGTTTCAAAAGAGCAAATAAAAGGCAGAATTAACCAAAAAGACTATACGATATATCTTTAATAGGTTATAACTTATCTTTATATCCAATTAACCCTTTTTGTTTATGTGCTTCCAACATCTTACGTCGACATGTGAAATAAGTTCACAATGATCAAGATATTTTAGTCAATATCTCATAAATAAGCTACAGCAGCCTTTCAAGAGCCAAGTTTTCATCACCACCAACAGCTTCCAAAATGTTCCTTACCTGAGCTTCAGGAAATCCCATCTCAACCAGTTTCTGTACctgaaacaaaattaaataaagtgtGTTATGAAACTACATCAAACAAACGTCGTCATAATTGTACATTAGCaatggaaataaaataattactgATGTAACTtaaatttcacaattttatgcaaaccaaaTAATAAGTACAACACCAATGCTCTTAAACTGGATATGCATGCCACAATGCAAGATtcatattcaaaaacaattatGGTATAAAGTTATATGATACAAAATCATCAGTGATGAACGAAACTTGCACGTTTATTGCTTTCAtataaaattgtcataaaagcacattgtaaattgtaataCAATATTATTAACTGGATCATTATCAAATTTTCTTTAGTGAAATGTTTAACAAAAACACATTAGAAAGACAATGAATATACCATTTAGTCATTAATATGTCAAATTTCAcaaatatattctattttgttttcacaaactctttttttctttccatcaaCTACAGTCAAGAAGGTGTAAcgtaatactccctccggtccttaatataagaaaattttcaaatttttttttggtcctatttataagaaaatgtcacaaCTTTTAAGCTGTAGTTATTGCTTAAATGACTTTTCTATCCCTATTTAATGTTTCTCTTTTAAATATTAGTGGGTGTATTTAATGTTTCACAATTTTTTGagggtatatttgtaaaaatgttCAAAAAGTTACATTAATCAATGAATGCattggttttgatgttttttggttttgttgcttataataaggaccggagggagtagttgACATAGCACACAAGTGCCACATGTTGCCTGCCTGACAAGAATGTATTTGTAAAGAAGTTGGCATAGTTGGAGACTGATTCGTATAAACAGACTTTCAAAGACCTAAGTGTTATACAACTTACTACTTTTAGGGATCGAAATATTCATTGACTCTTAAACAAGACATTTGTGCAAAACAAACCCGcgtaaataataaaaattgagcactgtgaaatattaaaaagaggTAATCAGCTGGTGAGACCAATTAAAATATGCTTAATGACGTGCATCCACATTCAGAAACTTAAGTGCAACAAGTTTATTACCTTATCTTCAACCCCACGAGATGATGTCTTGGCAAAACTTTCTGTCCAGTAGCGAGCAGTATTGACAAATGTCTGATAGTCTTTCAGATACTGCATTGCCCATAAATACACACTGGTTTAAACAGAATGACATAATCGATAAAAATATGCACTGCCAGTAGAAGTTGATCTAGCAGAAACTTGGACAAGCATGACATTCTTAGGTGTACTGTCTTTGTTAGTTCAACACACAACATATGAGAAGAAGCAGTTCATAAGAATGAATCAGACCTGCTGTGCCACAACAGCATCTTGAGGATCATCAGGTTGAGGAGCAGAAAGAAGTGCTTGCACGGAAAGTAGTGCAGTCTTCAGAGTAAGTGCCGGGCTCCACTGATCTTTCAAGATGTCCAGGCAAATAGCACCATTTTGGCTGCTGATATTTGGGTGCCTACAATGGTTAAATGCatcacaaaattaatcaatcgAATAGATATTTGTTGAACAGTAATGTATTTAAATGCCATATTTGCTATGCATAAGTAATTGCTCATACTATAAAGGCTAGAATAGAAAATAGACTAAATAATCATACGTTTCTTAACAAGCTTGGACACCGAATGATGAGGCAAATGAAACAAGCACAAGAAACATAATCGGCGAATTTGGTAATCAACGAGAGACGGTGAAAGGGAAAGATTAAGAAAAGATGACATACAAAACTCTGTCAATATTTTGAGACCAAAACCA
It encodes:
- the LOC11424383 gene encoding ubiquitin-conjugating enzyme E2 27; translated protein: MVDFARVQKELADCRKDAEGSGIRVALKSDNLVNLIGTIPGPTGTPYDGGVFQIDITLPDGYPFEPPKMRFSTKVWHPNISSQNGAICLDILKDQWSPALTLKTALLSVQALLSAPQPDDPQDAVVAQQYLKDYQTFVNTARYWTESFAKTSSRGVEDKVQKLVEMGFPEAQVRNILEAVGGDENLALERLL